The Pseudomonas saponiphila DNA window GGCCAGCTGGCTGAAGACGTAGGCGTTGACCGGATTGGGCTGGGTGCCGCGGCCCTGGGAAAACAGTTGGGCAATGGCGAAATCGGCGCTGTTCTGGCCGTTGCGCGCGGCGGTCAACAGGTGGTCCAGGGCTTTTTGCGGGTACACCTGGCCCAGGTAGCCACGGCGGTAGATCTGCCCCAGGTAGTAATCGGCGGCGACTTCGCGGCCCACGGCTTTCTGGAAGTGCGCCTCGGCCACCTTGGCATCGGCCGGCACCCATTTGCCTTCGTAGTAGAGCTTGCCCAGCAGCAGTTCGGCCCGGGGCTGGTCGGCGGCGCGGCCGTTTTCCAGGTATTCCAGCATCTTCTCGACGTCCCCCAGTTCGGGGAAGTCGTAGAGCAGTTGCGCCAGGCTGACCCAGGACGCCGGGTAGCCCGGGGCCACTTGTTCCAGCAGGGCCTGGGCGGTCTTTTCGTCCGGCTTGCCGAGGCTGGCATCGCCCAGCACCCGGGCCACGCTGTCGACCCGCTGGGCGCTGACGGCGCCGCGGCTGTAGCCGGCCTGCAGTTGCTTGATCAGTTCGGCCTGTTGTTCTGGCTGGCCGCGCTTCTGGTAGACGGTGGCCAGCTCGACGTAGCAGATGTCGGTGCTGTTGAGGGCGGCCTTGCAGATGCTTTCCACCTGGTCCAGGTGCTGGTCGTAGCTGCCCTGGGTGCGATACAGCAGGACTTGCGCCAGGCCGGCTTCCGGGTAGCCGGCGCTGCGCCATTGGCTGATCTGCTGCTGGGCGTTGATGTTGGGGAAGCTGTGGGGGTATTGCAGGTACAGCATCGCCAGGGGGATCAGGGTGTTGCCTTCGCCCTGGGCAAAGGCTTTTTTCAACAGGCCCTCGGCTTCGTGCTGCTCGGCTTCGGTGGCACCGGGCTTGGCCACCAGCAGCCGGCCCAGGCGCGCCTGGGCCCGGGGCGAAGTGTCGGCGGCGGCGCGGTAGGTGGCCTCGGCCTGCTTGATCTGCGCCGGGTCGCGGCTTTCCACCTGGATGTCCGCCAGGCCCACTTGCGCCTCGCTGTAGCCCAGGTCCGCCAGCTGGCGGTAGTTCTGCTGGGCCAGGGCGGTGTCGCCGCGCTTCAGGGCTTGGTTGGCCAGGCGCTGGTCCGGCAGGCCGGCGCAACCGGCCAGGGTCACGGCCAGCGCCAGTGAGCACAGGGCCAGGTGGCGGCGGCCTTGAGCGCTTTCGCGAGCAAGCTCGCTCCTACGGGGGGCGGCGGTGTTCTGGTAGGAGCCAGCTTGCTCGCGATCGAGTGCGCAGCACTCGCCAATGAAAAGGCTAGTCACAGGCATGTCCTCCGCTCAGAGACCGGCGGCCATGGCTTTGTCGATCAGCCAGTTCAGCGAGGGACCGCGGTCGCTGCTGACTTCCACCGGGCGCCCGGCGAAGGCGCTGCTCAGGGGCGCGTCGGGCTTGATCTGCACGCGGATGTCGGAGGACAGGTCATCGCTGTTGAGGCTGGTGCTGCTGACGATGGTGCCGGTGCGTACTTCATCCTCGCCGGCGATCTGGAAGTTGACCTGGGTGCCCGGGCGCACGTCGCCGAACTGGCGATAGGAGAAGCGCGCCTCGACGTTGGCCTGGCTGTTGCGGGGCACCAGTTGGAAGATCACGTCGCCCTTGCTCGCGTACTGACCGTCGGCCACCCGTTGCTGGGCCACGGTGCAGTCGCAGGGGGAGGTCAGGGTGCCGGTCATCTGCTTGCCGAACAGTTCCTCGACCTTGGCCGGTTGCAGCTGGTTTTCGTCCAGGTGGCCCTTGAGCACGTCGAGCATGCTGGTGCTGAAGCTGGCCAGGGGCGCGCCCTTGGCCACGGCGCCATCGACCTGCACCAGGCTTTGCACGGTGCCATCGCGGGGCATGGTGACGTTCATCCCCGGCACGTTGACCAGCCCGGCCTGGGCGTGGCTGACGAAGGTCATGCCGTACACCGACTTGAGCACGAAGCCGAAGGCGGCCAGGCCAACGATGAAGATCCCGGCGCTGAAGGTTACCGCCCGCAGCCGGCCCAGTGGGGTCATGCCACTGCCGCTGTCCTTGGTCTTGCGCGCCTTGGTGAAGTTGTCGCGCTGCAGGGTGGCGAGCACGTCGCCCATGCTGACGATGTCGCCGGCTAGGTGCGAGGTGATCAGGTGGCGCAGGGTGGAGATGTCCTGGGGTTCCAGGTTCTGGAACTGGCAGCCGACGCGGCCGCTCTGGCGGTCGAAGGAGCGGATCTGCAGCTCCACGTCCATGGCCAGGCCGAGGTTGTCGATGACGAACTGCAGGCGGCCCTTGTGCACCGAGCCGATGCTCAGCATCTGCTGCCCGGCGTTGAAGCTCAGGCCGCCGGCGGAGAGATCGTGGATCCGCACTTCCAGCGGTTTGGCTTCGGTCCCGAAGAAGCGCAGCTTGGCCGGGATCTTGACCCGGGCGTGCTGGCGCTGGGCTTCGGATTCATGCACTACGTTGACGTTCACGGCGGTGTTCATAGAGTCGATTTCCTAATCAATTCGGGCAGGCGGTTCAGACCATCAGCAGCAGGGCGGCGACGAACACGCTGCCGGCGGAGAAGGTCATGGTTCGAGACGACCAGGTGTTGAACCAACGTTGAAAACTGGCCAGATCGCGGGTCAGCTTGGTGTCCTGGCGGGTCCAGGATTGCTGGTCGAGGCGGAAGAACACGTAGATCTTCACCAGCGCGCCGACGATCTGGTTGTAATAGAGAATCAGCGGGTAGGCCGGGCCGATGCGGTGCCCCGAACAGGACAGCAGCAGGGTCAGGATCAGGCGGGTGATACCGATCCACAGCAGGTAGGCGAGGATGAAGGCGGTGCCGTACTTGACGCTGGCGATGATGGCCACGGTCAGGCCCAGCAGCGAGGTCCACATCGACACCCGCTGGTCGAACAGCACCACGCTGGTGAACAGCCCCAGGCGTTTGATCCCCAGCCCCAGGGCCCGGGCGTTCTGCCGCAGGTTGTTGCCGTACCAGCGGAACATCAGCTTGCGGCTGGCCTTGATGAAGCTCTTCTCCGGCGGGTGTTCCACGGTGTTGATCGCCGCGTCGGGCACGTAGAAGGTGTCGTAGCCCAGACGCATCAGGCTGTACCAGCTGGACTTGTCGTCGCCGGTGAGGAACTTGAAGCGGCCCAGGCGCCAGTGCTGCAGGGAGTCGCTTTCGACGTCGGCGATGAAGTCGGGGTCGGTGACCACGGTGGCGCGAAATACCGACATGCGTCCGGTCATGGTCAGCACGCGTTTGGACAGGGCCATGGAGCACATGTTGATGTGGCGCTGGGCGAAGCGCAGCTTGTGCCATTGGCTCATCACGTAGCCGCCGCGCACTTCGCAGAATTCGTTGGTGGTCAGGCCGCCGACGTTGTCGAACAGTTGGAACCAGGGCACGGTCTTGCGCACCACGCCTTCGCCGAGCACGGTGTCGCCATCGATCACCGCCACCACCGCGCGGTTGTCCGGCAGGTGCCGGGAGATGGCGCGGAAACCGAAGGCCAGGCCGTCACGCTTGCCGGTGCCGGGAATGCGCACGAAGTCCAGCTTGACCCGCTGCGGCGGATTCATCCGCGCCCACAGGCTTTTCACCAGCAACTCGTCGGACATTTCCACGATCGAGCAGACCACGGTGGTGGGGAAGCCGCAGTCGATGGCTTCGCGGATCACCGAGCCGTAGACCTGGGCGGTGGTCAGCGCGTCGATGCGAAAGCTGGTGACCATCAGGAACACGTGGGACGGATCGGCCGCGCTGCCGAGCTTGCGTACCTTGCGCCGCAGGTGCGGGTAGACCACGTAGAGAAACAGCATGCCGCGCACGAAGTGCGTGGCGCCCATGGAGTAGCGCCAGATGCCCACGGCGCCAATCAGGAAAATGAAGTCCTTGGATTGCGAGTCGAAAGTCGACGCGGGCAGCAGCAAGGCCATGCCCATCAGCAAACTCAAGTAAAACAGCCAACCGGCGGCCTGAAGCAGGCCGTGCTTTAGCCTGTGCATAATCGAAGTCCTAAAATCAGTTGCAAGCTCCAAGCCGCAAGCTTCAAGCGCGGTGCTCTCACTTGCGGCTGGAGTCTCGAAGCTTGCCGCTGCCTTACCAGCAGATGCCTTCGGTACGGCCATTGGCGCTGGTGGCCTTGGACATGAAGCCCACCAGGTCGATGACCTGCTTGCCGTGGGGCACGTCTTCGGCCAGGGCGCGGAACTTCTCGTCGCGGTTGCCGAGGATGATCAGGTCGGAGTTATCGATCACGGCGTCGAAGTCCGAATTGAGCAGGGATGAGACGTGGGGGATCTTCGACTCGATGTAGTCGCGGTTGGCGCCGTGGACCCGGGCGTATTCGACGTTGCTGTCGTAGATGCTCAGGTCGAAGCCCTTGCCGATGAGCATTTCCGCCAGTTCCACCAGCGGGCTCTCGCGCAGGTCGTCGGTGCCGGCCTTGAAGCTCAGGCCGAGCAGGGCGACCTTGCGCTTGTCGTGGCTTTCGACGATGTCGAAGGCGTTCTGTACCTGGGATTCGTTGCTGCGCATCAGCGAGTTGAGCAGCGGCGCCTCGACGTCCAGGGCGCCGGCGCGGTAGGTCAGGGCGCGCACGTCCTTGGGCAGGCAGGAGCCGCCGAAGGCGAAGCCCGGGCGCATGTAGTACTGGGACAGGTTGAGGGTCTTGTCCTGGCAGACCACGTCCATCACTTCACGGCCGTCGACGCCCACGGCCTTGGCGATGTTGCCGATCTCGTTGGCGAAGGTGACCTTGGTCGCGTGCCAGACGTTGCAGGTGTACTTGATCATCTCGGCGACTTCGATGTCCTTGCGGATGATCGGCGCGTCGAGCTCTTCGTACAGCGCTTGCAGCACATCGCCGGAGGCCTGGTCGAACTGGCCGATCACGGTCATGGGCGGGAAGTCGTAGTCCTTGATCGCGGTGCTTTCGCGCAGGAACTCGGGGTTCACCGCGACGCCGAAATCCACCCCGGCCTGCTTGCCCGAGCAGTCTTCGAGAATCGGGATCACCACGTTCTTCACCGTGCCCGGCAGCACCGTGCTGCGCACCACGATGGTGTGGCGGGTGGTCTTGTCGCGCAGGACGAAACCGATCTCGCGGCACACCGATTCGATGTAGTCCAGTTCCAGGTCGCCGTTCTTCTTGCTCGGGGTGCCGACGCAGATCATCGATAGGTCGGTATCACGGATGGCTTCGGCGAAATTGGTGGTGCCGCGCAGACGAGCGGTCTGGATGCCTTGCGCCAGAAGTTCACCCAGACCCGGTTCAACAATCGGCGATTTACCGGCGTTGATCAGGTCGATCTTCTCTTTCGAAATATCTACGCCAACCACTTCATGGCCCCGTGCGGACAGGCAACCGGCACAGACTGCGCCGACGTAACCCAAACCGAATATGCTGATGCGCATCGCATTTACCTCTGTGTTATTCACGCCATTAGATGGCCGGAGTTAATGTTTGCCAGCTGTTTTTGCGCACTCGGAAGTACAACGAAGTACGTTGTAGTGCCGCGTGCAGGCAGACTAATTTCCGAGTGTCTGAATAAGTGCACTCAAGTGTGCGCAACCGATCCTTGTTGTTCTGATTTGCCCTTGATTGTTGCCGGCGGCTCCTGCTGCAGGGTTCGCGAGAAAAACCATCCGCAATCCTTTGGATGGCTGAAAGCCGCGTATTGCGGGCTTTTCAGTTGATTTTCACGGTCCTTGAAGGCCAGCTGTTCCTTGGCTCGTTAGGGGATAGTTGTGGTGCCTTATCTCCTGTTGTTTACCCTTTAGTTAATGTTTGTGACTCATTGGTCAAACCAATTTTGCAACTTGATTAGTTTGTCTTGAGTCGGTGTAAGTCATC harbors:
- a CDS encoding alginate biosynthesis protein Alg44 codes for the protein MNTAVNVNVVHESEAQRQHARVKIPAKLRFFGTEAKPLEVRIHDLSAGGLSFNAGQQMLSIGSVHKGRLQFVIDNLGLAMDVELQIRSFDRQSGRVGCQFQNLEPQDISTLRHLITSHLAGDIVSMGDVLATLQRDNFTKARKTKDSGSGMTPLGRLRAVTFSAGIFIVGLAAFGFVLKSVYGMTFVSHAQAGLVNVPGMNVTMPRDGTVQSLVQVDGAVAKGAPLASFSTSMLDVLKGHLDENQLQPAKVEELFGKQMTGTLTSPCDCTVAQQRVADGQYASKGDVIFQLVPRNSQANVEARFSYRQFGDVRPGTQVNFQIAGEDEVRTGTIVSSTSLNSDDLSSDIRVQIKPDAPLSSAFAGRPVEVSSDRGPSLNWLIDKAMAAGL
- the algK gene encoding alginate biosynthesis TPR repeat lipoprotein AlgK, which gives rise to MPVTSLFIGECCALDREQAGSYQNTAAPRRSELARESAQGRRHLALCSLALAVTLAGCAGLPDQRLANQALKRGDTALAQQNYRQLADLGYSEAQVGLADIQVESRDPAQIKQAEATYRAAADTSPRAQARLGRLLVAKPGATEAEQHEAEGLLKKAFAQGEGNTLIPLAMLYLQYPHSFPNINAQQQISQWRSAGYPEAGLAQVLLYRTQGSYDQHLDQVESICKAALNSTDICYVELATVYQKRGQPEQQAELIKQLQAGYSRGAVSAQRVDSVARVLGDASLGKPDEKTAQALLEQVAPGYPASWVSLAQLLYDFPELGDVEKMLEYLENGRAADQPRAELLLGKLYYEGKWVPADAKVAEAHFQKAVGREVAADYYLGQIYRRGYLGQVYPQKALDHLLTAARNGQNSADFAIAQLFSQGRGTQPNPVNAYVFSQLAKVQDTPQANELAQQVEEQLPPGQRAEAQRLLQQEQAVRGALTQNTLQLHALQEEDGEESL
- the alg8 gene encoding mannuronan synthase, producing the protein MHRLKHGLLQAAGWLFYLSLLMGMALLLPASTFDSQSKDFIFLIGAVGIWRYSMGATHFVRGMLFLYVVYPHLRRKVRKLGSAADPSHVFLMVTSFRIDALTTAQVYGSVIREAIDCGFPTTVVCSIVEMSDELLVKSLWARMNPPQRVKLDFVRIPGTGKRDGLAFGFRAISRHLPDNRAVVAVIDGDTVLGEGVVRKTVPWFQLFDNVGGLTTNEFCEVRGGYVMSQWHKLRFAQRHINMCSMALSKRVLTMTGRMSVFRATVVTDPDFIADVESDSLQHWRLGRFKFLTGDDKSSWYSLMRLGYDTFYVPDAAINTVEHPPEKSFIKASRKLMFRWYGNNLRQNARALGLGIKRLGLFTSVVLFDQRVSMWTSLLGLTVAIIASVKYGTAFILAYLLWIGITRLILTLLLSCSGHRIGPAYPLILYYNQIVGALVKIYVFFRLDQQSWTRQDTKLTRDLASFQRWFNTWSSRTMTFSAGSVFVAALLLMV
- a CDS encoding nucleotide sugar dehydrogenase, with protein sequence MRISIFGLGYVGAVCAGCLSARGHEVVGVDISKEKIDLINAGKSPIVEPGLGELLAQGIQTARLRGTTNFAEAIRDTDLSMICVGTPSKKNGDLELDYIESVCREIGFVLRDKTTRHTIVVRSTVLPGTVKNVVIPILEDCSGKQAGVDFGVAVNPEFLRESTAIKDYDFPPMTVIGQFDQASGDVLQALYEELDAPIIRKDIEVAEMIKYTCNVWHATKVTFANEIGNIAKAVGVDGREVMDVVCQDKTLNLSQYYMRPGFAFGGSCLPKDVRALTYRAGALDVEAPLLNSLMRSNESQVQNAFDIVESHDKRKVALLGLSFKAGTDDLRESPLVELAEMLIGKGFDLSIYDSNVEYARVHGANRDYIESKIPHVSSLLNSDFDAVIDNSDLIILGNRDEKFRALAEDVPHGKQVIDLVGFMSKATSANGRTEGICW